A single window of Sulfitobacter sp. JL08 DNA harbors:
- a CDS encoding DoxX family protein, translating to MNALISLHTAIFGRLDRADWLLPTLARFVFAATLLMYFWVSGLTKLGDGFMGLFQPSTGAYAQIFPRAFEAVGYDTDAFGFFHWAVVVAGTWAEFILPALIVIGLLTRLSALGMIGFIVVQSLTDLYGHGGIDHPETLGAWFDRFPDGMIMDQRAFWIMLLLILVVKGAGPISVDRAVSPKDAA from the coding sequence ATGAACGCGCTTATTTCTTTGCACACTGCGATTTTCGGCAGGCTGGACAGGGCCGACTGGCTGTTGCCCACGCTGGCCCGGTTCGTTTTTGCCGCCACGCTGCTGATGTATTTCTGGGTCTCGGGCCTGACCAAGCTGGGCGATGGGTTCATGGGCCTGTTCCAGCCGTCAACCGGGGCCTATGCGCAAATCTTTCCCCGCGCCTTCGAAGCGGTGGGATATGACACCGACGCGTTCGGTTTCTTTCACTGGGCGGTGGTTGTGGCCGGCACCTGGGCCGAATTCATCCTGCCCGCGCTGATCGTGATCGGGTTGCTGACACGGCTTTCGGCGCTTGGCATGATCGGGTTTATCGTGGTGCAATCACTGACCGATCTTTACGGCCATGGCGGCATTGATCATCCCGAAACGCTGGGCGCGTGGTTTGACCGGTTTCCAGATGGCATGATCATGGACCAGCGGGCGTTCTGGATCATGCTGCTGCTGATCCTTGTGGTCAAAGGTGCAGGTCCGATTTCGGTGGATCGCGCAGTGTCACCAAAAGACGCCGCCTAG
- a CDS encoding ArsC/Spx/MgsR family protein, translating into MILYGLKNCDTCRKALKELPNADFVDVRADGVPADVMARAHEQFGAALLNTRSTTWRALDEDTRQTPPLALLAAHPALMKRPLIVAGDAMYLGWGPDVRAALGIA; encoded by the coding sequence ATGATACTCTACGGGCTGAAAAACTGTGATACCTGCCGCAAGGCATTGAAAGAATTGCCAAATGCCGATTTTGTCGATGTCCGCGCCGATGGCGTGCCCGCCGATGTGATGGCCCGCGCGCATGAGCAATTTGGTGCCGCTTTGCTGAACACGCGTTCCACCACATGGCGCGCGCTGGATGAGGATACGCGCCAAACCCCGCCGCTGGCATTGCTGGCCGCCCACCCCGCGCTGATGAAACGCCCGCTGATCGTGGCGGGGGACGCGATGTATCTGGGCTGGGGGCCTGATGTGCGCGCCGCCCTTGGGATTGCGTGA
- a CDS encoding BufA1 family periplasmic bufferin-type metallophore: MSTAFKSLAVAGAVATALASTATTVSAASKEKCFGVSLAGKNDCAAGPGTTCAGSSVVDYQGNAWSLVEAGTCTELELPAQADGTPRKGSLEALERDLPA; encoded by the coding sequence ATGTCTACAGCTTTCAAATCTCTGGCCGTCGCAGGCGCCGTTGCCACAGCACTGGCATCGACAGCAACAACCGTGTCTGCCGCATCCAAGGAAAAATGCTTTGGCGTGTCGCTAGCAGGCAAAAACGACTGTGCCGCCGGACCTGGCACAACCTGCGCCGGGTCATCTGTTGTCGATTATCAGGGCAACGCGTGGTCGCTGGTCGAAGCTGGCACATGCACCGAACTGGAATTGCCTGCGCAAGCCGACGGCACACCGCGCAAAGGATCGCTGGAAGCGCTGGAGCGTGACCTGCCGGCCTAA
- a CDS encoding alpha/beta fold hydrolase, whose product MPATTFLETDQGRTLAYHLTQGRGPCIVFLGGLKSDMEGTKAVHLEAWARAQGRAFLRFDYSGHGESSGRFTDGCIGDWAQDSLAAVTALTTGPLVLVGSSMGGWQSLLLARAIPERIAGLVTIAAAPDFTEDGYWAGFSDAQKAALDSVGHVELPSDYMEPYIITKRMIEDGRDQLVLRAPLALPFPVRFLQGTQDTAVSTQTALRLLDHAIGPDMRLTLVKDADHRFSDDVCLDLIVSAVNDVLAD is encoded by the coding sequence ATGCCTGCCACCACATTTCTGGAGACCGATCAGGGCCGCACGCTGGCCTATCATCTGACCCAGGGGCGGGGGCCGTGCATCGTGTTTCTGGGGGGGCTGAAATCGGATATGGAAGGCACCAAGGCGGTCCACCTTGAAGCATGGGCCAGAGCGCAGGGGCGGGCGTTCTTGCGGTTTGATTATTCCGGGCATGGCGAATCCTCGGGCCGGTTCACAGACGGGTGTATCGGCGATTGGGCGCAAGACAGCCTTGCTGCCGTCACCGCCCTGACCACCGGGCCGCTGGTGCTGGTCGGATCGTCCATGGGCGGGTGGCAATCGCTTTTGCTGGCGCGCGCCATCCCCGAAAGGATCGCCGGTCTGGTCACGATCGCCGCCGCGCCGGATTTTACCGAAGACGGGTACTGGGCCGGTTTCAGCGATGCCCAAAAGGCCGCATTGGACAGTGTCGGCCATGTGGAACTGCCCTCTGACTATATGGAGCCCTACATCATCACCAAACGGATGATCGAAGACGGGCGAGACCAGTTGGTGTTGCGCGCACCGCTTGCCCTGCCTTTTCCGGTGCGGTTCCTGCAAGGCACCCAAGACACCGCCGTCAGCACGCAAACCGCCCTGCGCCTGCTGGATCACGCAATTGGCCCCGATATGCGCCTGACGCTGGTGAAGGATGCGGATCACCGGTTTTCTGACGATGTGTGTCTGGATTTGATCGTGTCCGCCGTCAACGATGTGCTGGCGGATTAG
- a CDS encoding VOC family protein, giving the protein MDQRISLITLGVRDIAVSQAFYSALGWEQADAEGGIVVFDLIGQTLGLYPLQALADDIGLPVDHLGHGAKTLGYNCRRKDEVAEVLSAAENAGARILKAASDVFWGGHQRYFADPDGHIWEVAFNPFSPLSDKGAFRWAGYPEQ; this is encoded by the coding sequence ATGGACCAGCGGATTAGCCTGATTACCCTCGGTGTGCGTGACATTGCTGTTTCGCAGGCATTTTACTCCGCCCTTGGATGGGAACAGGCCGATGCAGAAGGCGGCATTGTGGTGTTCGATCTGATCGGTCAGACGCTTGGGCTTTATCCGCTTCAGGCGCTGGCGGATGATATCGGCTTGCCGGTTGATCACTTGGGCCACGGCGCGAAAACACTGGGGTATAATTGCCGTCGCAAGGATGAGGTGGCAGAAGTTCTGTCTGCAGCAGAAAACGCAGGCGCGCGCATCCTGAAAGCCGCATCAGACGTGTTCTGGGGCGGGCACCAAAGATATTTCGCCGATCCCGATGGCCACATCTGGGAGGTTGCGTTCAACCCGTTTTCGCCCTTGTCCGACAAGGGCGCATTCCGCTGGGCGGGGTATCCGGAACAATGA
- a CDS encoding HvfC/BufC N-terminal domain-containing protein, with protein sequence MIPDQTAFHAALLDGAHPVPDGLTDGQNRPAGRRYNVYRNNIAVSLGEALAKGFPVIAKLLGPQNFDGIAAIYLRAHPPQSPLMMQYGQDFPDFLAEFAALSHLGYLADVARLELALRASYHAADAQPVDPAMLQTISPETLMAAQIRLAPAVRLVRSDWPIFDIWRYNTEENAPKPQAGAQDVLITRPEFDPAPHLLPPGGAAWIAALSDHTFGAAHDIALKENPNFDLGTALGLLVQGNAMTDIISKDIP encoded by the coding sequence ATGATCCCCGACCAGACAGCGTTTCACGCCGCCTTGCTGGACGGCGCGCACCCTGTGCCGGACGGCCTGACAGACGGGCAGAACCGCCCCGCCGGGCGCCGCTATAACGTCTATCGCAACAATATTGCCGTGTCGCTGGGCGAAGCGCTGGCCAAAGGGTTTCCGGTGATCGCGAAATTGCTGGGGCCACAGAACTTTGACGGTATCGCCGCGATCTATCTGCGCGCGCATCCGCCACAATCGCCCCTGATGATGCAGTATGGGCAGGATTTTCCCGATTTTCTGGCAGAGTTCGCCGCTTTATCGCATCTGGGATATCTGGCGGATGTGGCGCGGCTGGAACTGGCGTTGCGCGCGTCCTATCACGCGGCGGATGCGCAGCCGGTTGATCCCGCCATGTTACAAACCATCTCGCCCGAAACCCTGATGGCAGCGCAAATCCGGCTGGCCCCGGCGGTGCGTCTGGTACGCTCGGACTGGCCGATATTTGATATCTGGCGCTACAACACAGAAGAAAACGCACCGAAACCGCAGGCAGGTGCGCAGGATGTTCTGATCACACGGCCCGAATTTGATCCCGCGCCCCATCTTCTGCCCCCAGGCGGCGCCGCGTGGATTGCCGCGCTATCAGACCATACGTTCGGGGCGGCGCATGATATCGCCCTGAAGGAAAACCCGAATTTTGATCTTGGCACGGCACTTGGGCTGCTGGTGCAGGGCAATGCCATGACAGATATTATTTCAAAGGACATCCCATGA
- a CDS encoding Lnb N-terminal periplasmic domain-containing protein yields MRLVGKIIFVGILVLLVAGLTVWSGLALWFRLPMEETARMIAAGGVGLLGLTTLAAQFGKRPTRSLAMFAFAMALIFIWWESIEPPADGNWAPDVARQVTGEIDGDTLTLNDVRDFEWRSEDDKTQNWVQRSYDLTTLEGVDLFLSHWDGPEIAHFIVSFGFQDGRYLAWSVEVRREVDGGFSPLADFFKTNTLVLVAAEERDVVGVRSNIRGEDVQLYRLNTSPLVARTLLEEYVRDANLLAATPQFYNSVTTNCTTTVFRMVRAIGVNIPLDWRLLLNGYLPDFAYDQGALDTRVPMEELRALSHIDERAQEVGLTSGYSQAIRVGVPTPAR; encoded by the coding sequence ATGCGACTTGTCGGTAAAATCATTTTCGTCGGCATCCTTGTGTTGCTGGTGGCGGGGCTGACCGTGTGGTCGGGCCTTGCCCTGTGGTTTCGCCTTCCGATGGAAGAAACGGCCCGCATGATTGCGGCGGGGGGTGTGGGCCTGCTGGGCCTGACCACGCTGGCAGCCCAGTTTGGCAAACGCCCGACGCGCTCGCTTGCGATGTTTGCCTTTGCGATGGCGCTTATCTTCATCTGGTGGGAGTCGATCGAACCCCCTGCCGATGGCAATTGGGCCCCGGACGTGGCGCGGCAGGTCACCGGGGAAATCGACGGAGATACACTGACCCTGAACGATGTGCGCGATTTTGAATGGCGCAGCGAAGACGACAAGACGCAAAACTGGGTGCAGCGCAGCTATGATCTGACGACACTGGAAGGCGTCGATCTGTTTCTGTCCCACTGGGACGGGCCGGAAATCGCCCATTTCATTGTCAGCTTCGGGTTTCAGGACGGGCGTTATCTGGCGTGGTCCGTCGAGGTGCGGCGCGAGGTGGATGGCGGGTTTTCCCCGCTGGCGGATTTTTTCAAGACCAACACGCTGGTTCTTGTCGCCGCCGAAGAACGCGATGTGGTGGGCGTGCGCTCCAACATCCGGGGCGAAGACGTGCAGCTTTACCGGTTGAACACATCTCCCCTTGTGGCGCGCACCCTGTTGGAAGAATACGTACGCGATGCCAATTTGCTGGCGGCAACACCGCAATTCTACAACTCTGTCACCACCAACTGCACCACAACCGTGTTTCGCATGGTGCGGGCCATCGGCGTGAACATCCCGCTGGACTGGCGGTTGCTGCTAAACGGCTACCTGCCCGATTTTGCCTATGATCAGGGCGCACTGGACACGCGGGTGCCGATGGAAGAGTTGCGCGCGCTGTCCCATATTGACGAACGCGCGCAGGAGGTTGGGCTGACGTCCGGCTATTCACAAGCGATCCGTGTCGGGGTTCCGACACCGGCGCGGTAA
- the bufB gene encoding MNIO family bufferin maturase, whose protein sequence is MLDTASRFDRLPAAPGIGYKPQHFSEIQDDPGHVRWLEVHAENYMGDGGRPIAQLKHLSERFAMSVHGVGLSIGGEGPLDQDHLARLKHLVGWLNPASFSEHLAWSTHDSHFLNDLLPLPYSNDTLARVASHIDQVQDVLGRRMLLENPSSYLAFKASTWSETDFLRELAARTGCGLLLDVNNVFVSATNLELDARAYIDGFPLDQVGEIHLGGHDEDMDDHGAPLLIDSHGAPIADPVWALLDYTLDRAGPRPVLVEWDNDVPDWPVLRAEAARAQAALEKLPA, encoded by the coding sequence ATGCTGGACACCGCATCGCGATTTGACCGCCTGCCGGCTGCGCCGGGCATCGGCTACAAGCCGCAGCATTTCAGCGAAATTCAGGATGATCCGGGCCATGTGCGCTGGCTTGAAGTGCACGCCGAAAATTACATGGGCGACGGCGGTCGTCCGATTGCGCAACTTAAACACCTTTCAGAGCGGTTTGCCATGTCCGTACATGGCGTCGGGCTTAGCATCGGCGGCGAAGGGCCTTTGGATCAGGACCATCTTGCCCGGCTCAAACATCTGGTGGGCTGGCTTAATCCGGCCAGCTTTTCCGAACATCTGGCATGGTCCACCCATGACAGCCATTTCCTGAACGATCTGCTGCCCCTGCCCTATAGCAACGACACGCTGGCCCGCGTCGCATCCCACATTGATCAGGTGCAGGACGTTCTGGGGCGACGGATGCTGCTGGAAAACCCGTCAAGCTATCTGGCGTTCAAGGCATCGACATGGTCGGAAACCGACTTCCTGCGCGAACTTGCGGCGCGCACCGGGTGCGGGTTGTTGCTGGACGTGAACAACGTATTTGTTTCGGCCACCAATCTGGAACTGGACGCGCGCGCCTATATCGACGGGTTTCCGCTGGATCAGGTTGGCGAAATCCATTTGGGCGGGCATGACGAAGACATGGATGATCACGGCGCACCGTTGCTGATCGACAGCCACGGCGCACCGATCGCCGATCCGGTATGGGCGTTGCTGGACTATACGCTGGACCGCGCAGGCCCGCGCCCCGTGCTGGTGGAATGGGACAATGACGTGCCCGACTGGCCGGTGTTGCGTGCCGAAGCGGCAAGGGCGCAGGCCGCGCTTGAAAAGCTGCCGGCATGA
- a CDS encoding alpha/beta fold hydrolase, producing MTEPVVFLPGMMCDARVFGAQILDLSGQTPVMVAPITKGERIEEIASSLLDALPAKCALVGLSMGGIVAMELLRRAPERVSRIALISTSPLDDTPQISAAREPLMVRAKAGRLEDVMAETLQPEYLAPGPKRVEVLSIVKEMSQALGPDVFIRQSRALQRRRDQQSTLRKCKVPALIMCGAHDQLTPVKRHSFMAELIPNAQLQIMEHSGHLPPLEQSDAVTQVLRDWLKMPFILR from the coding sequence ATGACCGAACCTGTCGTTTTTCTGCCCGGAATGATGTGTGACGCCCGTGTGTTCGGCGCGCAAATACTTGATTTGTCGGGGCAGACGCCGGTGATGGTGGCCCCCATCACCAAAGGCGAACGGATCGAGGAGATTGCATCGTCCCTGCTGGATGCCTTGCCCGCCAAATGCGCGCTGGTCGGGTTAAGCATGGGGGGCATCGTCGCGATGGAGCTTTTGCGCCGCGCGCCAGAGCGGGTTTCGCGGATCGCGCTGATATCGACCAGCCCGCTTGATGACACGCCCCAGATATCCGCCGCGCGCGAGCCCCTGATGGTGCGGGCCAAAGCAGGACGGCTTGAGGATGTGATGGCTGAAACACTGCAGCCCGAATACCTTGCCCCCGGTCCCAAACGGGTAGAAGTGTTATCGATTGTAAAAGAGATGTCGCAGGCGCTGGGCCCGGATGTGTTCATACGCCAGTCGCGCGCCCTGCAGCGGCGGCGCGATCAGCAAAGCACGTTACGCAAATGCAAGGTTCCCGCGCTGATCATGTGCGGCGCGCACGACCAGCTTACGCCGGTCAAACGCCACAGTTTCATGGCCGAACTGATCCCGAATGCGCAGTTGCAGATCATGGAACATTCCGGCCATCTGCCGCCGCTGGAACAATCCGACGCGGTCACTCAGGTGTTGCGGGACTGGCTGAAAATGCCGTTTATCCTGCGCTGA
- the phaZ gene encoding polyhydroxyalkanoate depolymerase, translating into MRYMVTYDWMETIRNTNQWMGASALAMASYPAFSMFPNPMMNMIAAWGEVTERTFQRMTVKPDWGIRTFTGEDGKDHLVNVETIVSRPFGDLIHFNINGRKPRPRKVLLVAPMSGHYATLLRSTVKSLLIDCEVYITDWHNARDIPVSAGKFDVEDYTLYLVDFMREMGPDTHVIAVCQPAPLTLAATAYLAEQDPDAQPRSLTLIGGPIDPDATPTDVTDFGRRVTMGQLEETMIQRVGFKYPGVGRMVYPGLLQLASFMSMNSERHGQAFVDQIQRVAKGEASDHDAHNRFYDEYLAVMDMPAEFYLSTVERIFKDREIAKNEFIVAGKQVDIGKITTVAVKTVEGAKDDISAPGQCIAALDLCTGLPDSKKASHVEPEAGHYGIFAGKSWRNNIRPLVLDFIDANSGKPSKKAANKNAAA; encoded by the coding sequence ATGCGCTACATGGTCACATATGACTGGATGGAAACGATCCGGAACACCAACCAGTGGATGGGGGCCTCGGCGCTGGCGATGGCATCCTACCCTGCGTTTTCGATGTTTCCCAATCCGATGATGAACATGATCGCCGCGTGGGGCGAAGTGACGGAACGCACGTTCCAGCGTATGACGGTGAAACCGGACTGGGGCATTCGCACCTTTACCGGCGAAGACGGCAAGGACCATCTGGTTAATGTCGAAACCATCGTATCGCGCCCGTTCGGCGATCTGATCCATTTCAACATCAATGGCCGCAAGCCGCGCCCGCGCAAGGTTTTGCTGGTTGCGCCGATGTCGGGCCACTATGCCACGCTGCTGCGCTCGACCGTGAAAAGCCTGCTGATCGATTGCGAAGTCTACATCACCGACTGGCACAATGCGCGCGATATTCCCGTCAGCGCCGGAAAATTCGATGTCGAAGACTACACATTGTATCTGGTCGACTTCATGCGCGAAATGGGACCGGACACACATGTGATTGCCGTATGCCAGCCCGCCCCGCTGACCTTGGCCGCCACCGCCTATCTGGCCGAACAGGACCCGGATGCGCAGCCCCGCTCGCTGACCCTGATTGGTGGCCCGATTGATCCCGATGCGACACCGACAGACGTTACAGATTTCGGCCGCCGCGTGACGATGGGCCAGCTGGAAGAAACCATGATCCAGCGGGTCGGGTTCAAGTATCCCGGCGTGGGCCGCATGGTGTATCCCGGTTTGCTGCAGCTTGCCTCGTTCATGTCGATGAACAGCGAACGCCACGGGCAGGCCTTTGTGGATCAGATTCAACGGGTCGCCAAAGGCGAAGCATCCGATCACGACGCCCATAACCGGTTTTATGATGAATACCTTGCCGTGATGGATATGCCGGCCGAATTCTACCTGTCCACGGTTGAACGGATTTTCAAAGACCGCGAAATCGCCAAGAACGAATTTATCGTTGCGGGCAAGCAGGTGGATATCGGCAAGATCACGACGGTTGCTGTCAAAACCGTCGAAGGGGCCAAGGATGATATTTCCGCTCCCGGCCAGTGCATTGCCGCGCTTGATCTGTGTACCGGCCTACCCGACAGCAAAAAAGCCAGCCATGTAGAACCCGAAGCGGGCCATTACGGCATTTTCGCAGGCAAAAGCTGGCGCAACAACATCCGCCCGCTGGTTCTGGATTTCATCGACGCCAACAGCGGCAAACCATCCAAGAAAGCCGCGAACAAGAACGCGGCGGCCTGA
- the thrS gene encoding threonine--tRNA ligase — MAQIQLTLPDGNARSYDAGITALQVAADISPSLAKKAISATVDGAHYDLAWPIESDASIAIHTMKDEAQANELVRHDLAHIMARAVQEIWPDTKVTIGPVIENGWYYDFDRSEPFTPEDLGLIEKKMKEIINKRDPVTTEVWDRERAIKFYKANNEPYKVELIDAIPGDEPLRMYWHGHWQDLCRGPHLQHTGQVPGDAFKLMSIAGAYWRGDSDRAMLQRIYGVAFTNKEQLKAHLHMLEEAAKRDHRKLGREMDLFHMQEEAPGQIFWHPNGWTVYTELQNYMRRKQRVDGYQEVNTPQVVDRKLWVASGHWDKYQEHMFIVEVDEEHAREKAINALKPMNCPCHVQIFNQGLKSYRDLPLRLAEFGSCTRYEPSGALHGIMRVRGFTQDDAHIFCTEDQIEAECAKFIAFLSSVYKDLRFEKFEIMFATRPEKRVGTEESWDHVENALENAIKATGNAYTLDPGEGAFYGPKLDFKLTDAIGREWQCGTFQVDPNLPERLGATYIGEDGAKHRPYMLHRACLGSFERFIGILIEEHAGKLPFWLAPRQVVVASIISDADDYVHEVVAQLTAAGVRAEADVRNEKINYKVREHSVGKVPVILAVGAREVAERTVTLRRLGEKHTSVEPLEDVTKTLKTAATPPDLL, encoded by the coding sequence ATGGCCCAAATCCAACTTACCCTTCCCGATGGCAATGCACGGTCCTATGACGCAGGTATCACCGCGTTGCAGGTTGCTGCCGATATTTCCCCGTCTCTGGCGAAAAAAGCCATTTCCGCCACCGTCGATGGCGCGCATTACGATCTGGCATGGCCGATTGAAAGTGATGCGAGTATCGCCATTCACACCATGAAGGACGAGGCGCAGGCCAATGAACTGGTGCGCCACGATCTGGCGCACATCATGGCGCGCGCGGTGCAGGAAATCTGGCCTGATACCAAGGTCACAATCGGCCCGGTGATTGAAAACGGCTGGTATTACGATTTCGACAGGTCCGAACCGTTCACCCCCGAAGATCTGGGCCTGATCGAAAAGAAGATGAAGGAAATCATTAACAAACGCGATCCCGTCACCACGGAAGTGTGGGACCGCGAGCGCGCCATCAAGTTCTACAAGGCCAATAACGAACCCTACAAAGTCGAACTGATCGACGCCATTCCCGGTGACGAACCGTTGCGCATGTACTGGCACGGCCACTGGCAGGATCTGTGCCGCGGGCCGCACCTGCAACATACCGGTCAGGTTCCGGGTGACGCGTTCAAACTGATGAGCATCGCCGGCGCCTATTGGCGCGGCGACAGCGACCGCGCGATGTTGCAGCGGATTTACGGCGTCGCGTTCACCAACAAGGAACAGCTCAAGGCGCACCTGCACATGCTGGAAGAGGCCGCCAAGCGCGACCATCGCAAGCTTGGCCGCGAGATGGACCTGTTCCACATGCAGGAAGAAGCACCAGGGCAGATTTTCTGGCACCCCAACGGCTGGACGGTTTACACGGAACTACAAAATTACATGCGGCGCAAGCAGCGCGTTGACGGCTATCAAGAGGTCAACACGCCTCAAGTCGTCGACCGAAAGCTATGGGTAGCGTCCGGGCATTGGGACAAGTACCAGGAGCACATGTTCATCGTCGAAGTCGACGAAGAGCACGCACGCGAGAAAGCCATCAACGCTCTTAAACCGATGAACTGCCCCTGCCATGTGCAGATTTTCAATCAGGGCTTGAAATCCTACAGAGACTTACCTTTGCGGTTGGCCGAATTTGGGTCGTGCACTCGATACGAGCCTTCTGGGGCGTTGCATGGAATAATGCGGGTGCGCGGGTTTACTCAAGACGACGCACATATTTTCTGTACCGAGGACCAGATCGAGGCGGAATGTGCCAAGTTCATCGCGTTTTTGTCATCAGTTTACAAGGATCTCAGATTTGAGAAATTCGAGATCATGTTTGCAACAAGGCCGGAAAAACGCGTGGGTACTGAGGAAAGCTGGGACCATGTTGAAAACGCGCTTGAAAATGCAATCAAGGCTACCGGAAACGCCTATACGCTCGACCCAGGTGAAGGCGCGTTTTACGGACCGAAACTGGACTTCAAACTGACTGACGCGATCGGTCGTGAGTGGCAATGCGGCACCTTTCAGGTCGATCCCAACCTGCCGGAACGGCTGGGTGCCACCTATATCGGTGAAGACGGTGCCAAGCACCGCCCTTACATGTTGCACCGCGCGTGTCTGGGATCATTCGAACGTTTCATCGGTATCCTGATCGAAGAACACGCGGGCAAGCTGCCGTTCTGGCTGGCCCCGCGTCAGGTTGTCGTGGCCTCGATCATTTCGGATGCGGATGACTATGTGCACGAAGTTGTGGCGCAACTGACCGCCGCTGGCGTGCGCGCCGAGGCCGATGTGCGCAACGAAAAGATCAATTACAAAGTGCGCGAACATTCGGTTGGCAAAGTGCCTGTCATTCTAGCTGTCGGCGCCCGCGAAGTGGCCGAGCGCACCGTGACGTTGCGCCGTCTGGGCGAAAAACACACCAGCGTCGAGCCGCTGGAGGATGTAACAAAGACGCTGAAGACGGCAGCGACACCGCCCGATCTGCTGTAA